One stretch of Oncorhynchus clarkii lewisi isolate Uvic-CL-2024 chromosome 1, UVic_Ocla_1.0, whole genome shotgun sequence DNA includes these proteins:
- the LOC139373258 gene encoding putative ferric-chelate reductase 1 encodes MCSAQMVLIILIGIATIETVTGFSGGSVAMSCDTMLPQHGSPTPESGPFSVPKHFCSSAAGDETIVSLKAGPATTFKGFLLEAREQDGPPAGTFTLLTPAHSRLLQCGGNPAAAVTQPNNQAKTFIEAKWRAPYKGVFYFRVTFIKDMMKFWIPEAINITTCPTTSTTTVTPTTITTSTTTVTPTTITTSTVTPTTITTSTITPPTTPAITPPTITTPTITTPTPALHTSAPSTCMLISALIRPSLLVMSLPKGQTLWHKLFKKLLCPLSMVAAIIAFILLLLWEPIQITLVAVVGVAMVLSLGQTIVVFLPFGPSHEMRSICDLVLRVIAFTTEVFTMAAIFVGLEEIEKCCSIHWRMKVMGGYTAWVALFYLMFIYLCCNQSYQRKRNAGIDDKWIVPKRTTLSFEKILKVILVLGNLGFTVALIIGIYTYET; translated from the exons ATGTGCTCCGCCCAAATGGTCCTCATCATTTTGATTGGCATTGCCACCATTGAAACTGTGACTGGTtttagtggtggtagtgttgcCATGTCCTGTGACACAATGTTGCCCCAACATGGTTCTCCCACACCTGAGAGTGGTCCGTTTAGTGTCCCTAAACATTTCTGTTCCAGTGCTGCAGGAGATGAGACTATAG TGTCACTCAAAGCTGGTCCTGCCACGACGTTTAAAGGGTTTCTGTTGGAGGCTAGGGAACAGGATGGACCTCCTGCTGGCACCTTCACTCTGCTCACTCCCGCTCATAGCCGCCTTCTTCAGTGCGGTGGGAATCCA GCAGCTGCTGTTACCCAACCAAACAACCAAGCCAAGACATTCATCGAAGCCAAGTGGAGAGCACCATACAAAGGAGTTTTCTATTTCAG AGTCACATTTATTAAAGACATGATGAAGTTCTGGATACCAGAGGCCATTAACATCACCACCTGtcctactacttctactactactgtcactcctactactatcactacttctactactactgtcactcctactactatcactacttcTACTGTCActcctactactatcactacttcTACCATCACTCCTCCTACTACTCCTGCTATCACGCCTCCTACTATCACTACTCCTACTATCACTACTCCTACTCCTGCTCTGCACACATCTGCACCCTCTACGTGTATGCTTATTAGCGCTCTCATTCGGCCTTCACTCTTGGTCATGAGTCTTCCAAAAGGCCAGACACTTTGGCATAAG TTGTTCAAGAAGTTGTTGTGTCCTCTCTCAATGGTTGCAGCCATCATTGCCTTTATTTTGTTGCTGCTATGGGAGCCAATACAA ATAACTCTTGTGGCTGTTGTTGGTGTGGCAATGGTCCTGAGCTTGGGACAAACGATTGTTGTTTTTCTACCCTTTGGGCCCAGCCATGAAAT GAGGTCCATCTGTGATTTGGTTCTCAGAGTGATTGCCTTCACAACTGAGGTTTTTACCA TGGCGGCCATATTTGTGGGTCTGGAGGAAATTGAGAAGTGCTGCTCGATACACTGGCGCATGAAAGTGATGGGAGGGTATACAGCCTGGGTGGCTCTGTTCTACTTGATGTTCATATACCTCTGTTGCAACCAGAGTTACCAGAGGAAAA GAAATGCAGGAATTGATGACAAATGGATTGTGCCAAAGAGAACG ACACTCTCTTTTGAAAAAATCCTCAAAGTTATCCTCGTTCTGGGCAACTTGGGTTTTACAGTGGCTCTTATCATTGGAATATATACTTATGAGACATGA